A region of SAR324 cluster bacterium DNA encodes the following proteins:
- a CDS encoding flagellar motor protein MotB, producing the protein MAQDHERSAPVLEETVQVPVKKEKKKKKSGNELDPNAWMVTFSDLITLMMTFFVLLYSFNDPNPKSQQSSLSSMEPGFFSMYESRSTDEIRILRANSILKESLEVFLSEHSVRNVELSQSDEGLIVTIPADIVFARNSALLSASAKQTIHQIARYLNKTGHMIRIEGHTDTTPVRSSKYRDSWDLSLARAQSVLKEMLNVGVSPAKLSLTGKGDSQPKASNQTPKGRRTNSRVEIVILNEND; encoded by the coding sequence TTGGCACAGGACCATGAACGGAGTGCGCCTGTCCTGGAGGAAACAGTTCAGGTTCCCGTTAAAAAAGAAAAAAAGAAAAAAAAATCCGGGAACGAATTGGATCCCAACGCATGGATGGTCACGTTCAGCGACCTCATCACATTGATGATGACTTTTTTTGTGTTACTTTACTCTTTCAACGATCCCAATCCCAAATCCCAGCAAAGTTCACTTTCTTCCATGGAACCGGGGTTCTTTTCCATGTATGAATCCAGAAGTACCGATGAAATTCGAATTTTACGGGCAAATTCCATTTTAAAAGAAAGTCTGGAAGTGTTCCTGTCAGAACATTCTGTCCGTAACGTGGAACTGTCACAATCGGATGAGGGCTTGATTGTGACAATACCGGCTGATATCGTTTTCGCACGGAACAGTGCCCTGTTGAGTGCATCGGCCAAACAAACAATTCATCAGATTGCACGATATTTGAATAAAACAGGACACATGATTCGTATCGAAGGTCATACCGACACGACTCCAGTTCGATCCTCCAAATATCGGGATTCATGGGATCTCTCTCTGGCAAGGGCTCAAAGTGTTTTGAAAGAAATGCTGAACGTTGGTGTTTCACCAGCCAAACTTTCCTTGACAGGCAAGGGCGATTCTCAACCAAAGGCGTCCAACCAAACTCCAAAGGGGCGGCGAACGAACAGCCGTGTTGAAATAGTCATTCTCAATGAAAACGACTAA
- a CDS encoding flagellar motor protein MotB: protein MKFHDVYRFQAPGAIPEGLDITVEHSRFRPTGDSNTVMMTSLSLILLAFFILLYALSSPNNKKQAKIALEIKRAFESIGGILNNTGPAFETGRGTSKEKLEVSAEVETFLSELQGYSEEDRDLEQFSYEVTNEALLIHIPTRFAFQENSTEIQPKAYPFMDKIYNFIERSENRVRIEGHTDDVPFRVSDFDPNWTLSADRSMRVLRYFLKKSMVPASRFAASGYSSQRPLASNRFSEGREKNRRITIVIINPVHLLGGPLGTGP from the coding sequence ATGAAATTCCACGATGTCTATCGTTTTCAGGCTCCGGGGGCAATACCTGAGGGCCTCGACATAACTGTTGAACACTCCCGTTTCCGACCCACCGGAGACAGCAACACCGTCATGATGACGTCCTTGTCCCTGATTCTGCTGGCCTTCTTTATTTTGCTCTATGCGTTGTCTTCTCCAAATAATAAAAAACAGGCTAAAATCGCACTGGAAATCAAACGCGCCTTCGAATCCATTGGCGGAATACTCAACAATACGGGGCCAGCGTTTGAAACCGGACGCGGAACGAGCAAAGAAAAACTGGAAGTGAGTGCTGAGGTTGAAACATTTTTATCTGAACTCCAGGGATATTCAGAAGAGGATCGAGACCTGGAACAATTTTCCTATGAAGTGACAAACGAAGCCTTATTGATTCATATTCCAACGCGCTTTGCCTTCCAGGAAAATTCAACAGAAATTCAGCCTAAAGCTTATCCGTTTATGGATAAAATCTATAATTTCATTGAACGGTCTGAAAACCGTGTCCGTATTGAAGGACACACCGATGACGTCCCCTTTCGAGTGTCTGATTTTGACCCGAACTGGACATTATCCGCTGATCGCTCCATGCGGGTTCTCAGATATTTTCTAAAAAAAAGTATGGTACCCGCTTCTCGTTTTGCCGCGTCAGGATACAGCAGTCAGCGTCCACTGGCCAGCAACCGGTTTTCAGAAGGCCGGGAAAAAAATCGGCGGATCACGATTGTCATCATCAACCCTGTCCATTTACTCGGAGGGCCTCTTGGCACAGGACCATGA
- a CDS encoding MotA/TolQ/ExbB proton channel family protein: MDLGSVLGLIITLVLIIVAMGSYLTAFVDIPSLLIVVGGTIGTMLIWFPLNRILGIGKVMRKAFFASPPQISTIIATIIDFAGRARREGILSLQNVGNETDDQFFIKGINLVVDGLESSVIEDIMNNEIDFTEERHKTGASLFSTMAALSPAMGMIGTLVGLVIMLQNLADPDAIGPSMAIALITTFYGSLLANVVGLPISGKLQIRSQEEVLALKVTKEGVMAIAAGDNPRIVENKLNSYLSPKDRGTLTQ; the protein is encoded by the coding sequence ATGGACTTGGGATCTGTTCTGGGACTGATCATTACGCTGGTTCTGATCATTGTCGCCATGGGCTCCTATCTGACAGCCTTTGTCGATATTCCCTCACTGCTGATTGTGGTGGGAGGGACCATAGGAACCATGCTTATCTGGTTTCCACTGAACCGGATTCTCGGCATTGGAAAAGTAATGCGCAAAGCATTTTTTGCCAGTCCACCCCAAATCTCCACCATCATCGCCACCATTATTGATTTTGCGGGAAGAGCGCGCAGAGAAGGCATTCTCAGTCTCCAGAATGTGGGCAATGAAACGGATGATCAGTTCTTTATCAAAGGCATCAATCTGGTTGTGGATGGTCTGGAAAGCTCTGTCATCGAAGATATCATGAACAATGAAATCGACTTCACCGAAGAACGCCATAAAACAGGAGCCAGTCTGTTTTCAACCATGGCCGCACTATCGCCGGCAATGGGAATGATCGGGACACTCGTTGGTCTGGTCATCATGCTCCAGAATTTAGCTGATCCTGATGCCATCGGACCGTCCATGGCGATCGCGCTGATCACGACATTTTACGGATCTCTGCTGGCAAACGTGGTGGGTCTCCCCATTTCAGGAAAGTTGCAGATAAGAAGTCAGGAAGAGGTGCTTGCGCTAAAAGTCACCAAGGAAGGCGTCATGGCAATCGCGGCCGGAGATAATCCCAGAATTGTAGAAAACAAATTGAACAGCTATCTTTCTCCCAAAGACAGAGGAACATTGACTCAATGA
- a CDS encoding lytic transglycosylase domain-containing protein has translation MNVLSNPALIKNLFFLFFLLLALEGCGPSLRSPYQNQGTAKEERIDHFYQRYKNGKNLKAALENGQKYLPYIHQIFYEHGLPPELAYLPLLESGFRTSVTSPSGAKGMWQFTEGTAKDFGLKINWLRDERLDWKKSTVSAARYLKQLGKRFDNNWELALAGYNGGPNYVARLVKQKGQHNYWALPLRKETYEYVPKYIAMLRVAEKHYPQLYFTGAPKVWIASRT, from the coding sequence ATGAATGTTCTCTCAAATCCAGCCCTCATCAAAAATCTCTTTTTCCTGTTTTTTTTGTTGCTTGCGCTGGAAGGATGCGGTCCGTCGCTAAGATCACCCTACCAAAATCAAGGAACAGCCAAAGAAGAACGCATTGATCATTTTTATCAGCGTTACAAAAATGGAAAAAACCTTAAGGCGGCACTGGAAAACGGTCAAAAATATTTACCCTACATTCATCAAATATTTTACGAACATGGATTACCACCGGAATTGGCTTATCTTCCACTGCTGGAATCCGGTTTCCGAACATCCGTCACTTCACCTTCAGGCGCGAAGGGAATGTGGCAATTCACAGAAGGAACAGCCAAAGATTTCGGACTCAAGATCAACTGGTTACGTGATGAACGGCTAGACTGGAAAAAATCAACCGTCTCAGCGGCCCGTTATCTCAAGCAACTTGGCAAACGTTTTGACAACAACTGGGAACTCGCGCTTGCGGGATATAACGGTGGCCCCAACTATGTTGCCCGACTGGTCAAACAGAAAGGGCAACACAATTACTGGGCATTGCCATTGCGCAAGGAAACCTACGAATACGTTCCCAAATACATTGCGATGTTGAGAGTGGCTGAAAAGCATTATCCTCAGCTATATTTTACAGGCGCACCCAAAGTTTGGATCGCCTCAAGAACATAA
- the ispE gene encoding 4-(cytidine 5'-diphospho)-2-C-methyl-D-erythritol kinase: MIRIKTPAKINTILQILYKRPDGYHDLFMHMVPISLFDTLEFFPETTGPIQLEETGIRAGVDPEKNLVIKAVRLFEKQTRIKVSGTIKLHKTVPTGAGLGGGSANAAGVLVLLNQYYDQPLNHTDLHQLAQPLGSDVPFFLKPTPAEVHGKGEVLKPLAGYPELPLLVIKPPFSIPTVEAYRQCTPKPLQTIPQIHTLAELLGNLHNQFESTLFPAYPDLAQIKQLLLEHGALGALVSGSGSAVFGIFENELSRNQSIEYLRPQISGEIFSCKILENYSYF, from the coding sequence ATGATCCGGATCAAGACTCCCGCAAAAATTAATACCATTCTACAAATTCTCTATAAACGTCCTGACGGCTATCATGATCTGTTCATGCACATGGTGCCCATCAGTCTGTTTGACACCCTGGAATTTTTCCCTGAAACAACAGGCCCGATTCAACTTGAAGAAACAGGGATCAGAGCCGGAGTCGATCCGGAAAAAAATCTGGTCATCAAGGCCGTCCGGCTGTTTGAAAAGCAAACCCGAATCAAAGTGTCAGGAACAATCAAACTGCATAAAACAGTTCCAACAGGAGCAGGACTGGGAGGCGGTAGCGCCAATGCGGCCGGAGTGCTTGTTTTGCTGAACCAGTATTATGACCAGCCATTGAACCACACAGACCTGCACCAACTGGCACAACCCCTGGGATCGGATGTTCCATTTTTTTTGAAACCAACCCCTGCGGAAGTGCATGGGAAAGGCGAAGTTCTGAAACCGTTAGCCGGTTACCCTGAATTGCCCTTGCTGGTTATCAAACCTCCGTTTTCAATTCCTACAGTTGAGGCCTATCGCCAATGTACCCCAAAACCTCTTCAGACAATTCCACAAATCCATACCCTGGCTGAACTTCTTGGCAATCTGCACAATCAATTTGAATCCACGCTGTTTCCAGCCTATCCCGATCTGGCCCAAATCAAGCAATTGCTTCTGGAGCATGGCGCGCTTGGTGCATTGGTTAGCGGAAGTGGATCGGCCGTCTTCGGAATTTTTGAGAACGAACTATCCCGGAATCAATCCATAGAATACTTGAGACCTCAAATTTCAGGGGAAATTTTTTCATGCAAGATACTGGAAAACTATTCCTATTTTTAA
- a CDS encoding HD domain-containing protein, which produces MKSPLDRYKIRCPIHGNIPFSDRERQIIDHPFFQRLRHISQLGFASYVYPGATHSRFSHSLGAMHLAGVVFDHLVSSPQSCIRDQFPEDPLHYFRTILRFSALLHDCGHAPFSHSSEPVFPLRNTLDLPVKWYSKPLDMQTRASHEDFSIAIVFALSQGSSPLLSEEESRDICSLIDHDISPSDFFPNSSHRPFNIHPLLQRLVSGEVDVDRMDYLLRDSHYAGVSYGKFDLDRLIQGLHCTATEHGLVLTMENNVRYAYEDFLLARLHMFLQVYFHKTLLPFDFFLKQAFQERELDLQITGDLENFLMLHDDSVHSALWKVRTKKWASRIVFRKPPKRLFQFEHYHPDGLEELMIQQLKNAGIETLFLRSSRYLSKFSTLPRDDANSLLIRNTVMGKTMYLPVQKVSSLLDQYRQNADLKYLYCDQENYESARKILIPFLESRKLL; this is translated from the coding sequence ATGAAATCCCCACTAGATCGTTATAAAATCCGCTGTCCCATCCACGGAAACATCCCGTTCAGTGACCGTGAACGGCAAATCATTGATCATCCATTTTTCCAGCGACTCAGGCATATTTCCCAGTTGGGTTTTGCCAGTTATGTCTATCCCGGCGCGACTCATAGCCGGTTCAGTCATTCCTTAGGGGCCATGCATCTGGCTGGAGTAGTATTTGATCACCTGGTGAGTTCTCCCCAATCTTGCATCCGGGATCAGTTTCCTGAAGATCCTTTACACTACTTTCGTACCATATTACGGTTCTCGGCCCTGTTGCATGATTGTGGACACGCGCCATTTTCGCATTCTTCAGAACCTGTTTTCCCTCTTAGAAACACACTCGATTTGCCAGTCAAATGGTATTCCAAACCGTTGGATATGCAAACCAGAGCCAGTCATGAAGATTTTTCCATCGCTATTGTGTTCGCATTATCTCAAGGCAGTTCGCCATTATTATCTGAGGAAGAATCCCGCGATATATGCTCACTGATAGATCATGACATCAGTCCCTCAGATTTTTTTCCCAATTCAAGCCATCGGCCCTTCAACATCCATCCCCTGCTTCAGCGTCTCGTGAGTGGGGAGGTTGATGTGGACCGTATGGATTATCTCCTTAGAGATTCACATTACGCTGGAGTCAGTTATGGAAAATTTGATCTTGACCGATTGATCCAGGGACTCCATTGCACTGCTACAGAACATGGACTTGTCCTGACCATGGAAAATAATGTGCGCTATGCCTATGAAGATTTTCTGCTGGCAAGACTCCACATGTTTCTCCAGGTATATTTCCACAAAACCCTTCTGCCCTTTGATTTCTTTCTGAAACAGGCGTTCCAGGAACGGGAACTTGATCTGCAAATCACTGGTGATCTGGAAAATTTCCTGATGCTCCATGATGACAGCGTTCATTCAGCGTTGTGGAAGGTCAGAACCAAGAAATGGGCCTCGCGCATTGTTTTCCGAAAACCACCCAAACGATTGTTTCAATTTGAACATTATCACCCTGATGGCCTGGAAGAATTGATGATCCAGCAGTTAAAAAACGCGGGAATCGAAACCCTGTTTCTCAGATCCTCACGTTATCTGTCCAAATTTTCTACACTTCCCCGCGATGACGCCAATTCGCTGCTGATCAGGAATACAGTCATGGGTAAAACCATGTATCTGCCTGTTCAAAAAGTTTCATCACTGCTGGATCAATACCGTCAAAACGCGGATCTGAAATATCTGTACTGTGATCAGGAAAATTATGAAAGTGCACGAAAGATTCTGATCCCGTTTCTCGAATCCCGAAAACTTCTGTGA
- the rpsU gene encoding 30S ribosomal protein S21, which produces MPVTIDVKDGNVSKAMMQLKRTLIREGLFKELKKRKYFVKPSVAKTLKREAAEKQRNKDIKRELRAAQKADF; this is translated from the coding sequence ATGCCAGTAACCATTGATGTCAAAGACGGTAATGTTTCCAAAGCCATGATGCAACTCAAACGAACCTTGATTCGGGAAGGGTTGTTCAAGGAGTTGAAAAAAAGAAAATATTTTGTAAAACCGTCTGTCGCTAAAACGCTGAAACGCGAAGCCGCTGAAAAACAACGCAACAAAGACATCAAGCGGGAACTGCGGGCAGCACAAAAAGCCGATTTCTAA
- a CDS encoding glycosyltransferase family 4 protein, with the protein MRILMIARLFYPEIGGIQTYSYELAKQLTRQGHEVCVLCPPAEGDLEFDRQQPFKIIRGKWTRIKWIKTLFYSGHYLKIIHQWHPDIAFGTVWAPCGVVAWIGKMLAGIPYILAFHGTEITLWQKHWITRQLMRLVIQQSLFSLAVSHFTAAKVLAIGGPHPVHVIPCGVDLQRFKGISQKEQNSGPKVLLSLGALVPRKGFDMVIRALPEVLRARQDFVYRLAGTGSDLERLKALVDEHQLNDYVKFAGRIPSQNIPEEFEKCHLFIMPSRDIQGDFEGFGIVFLEANASGKVVIAGNSGGIPDVVRHEKTGLLVDPENPSAIAGAILRLLEDDILRARMETEARNHALAFTWEKSASLLNQLLNKSTDLPT; encoded by the coding sequence ATGCGAATTTTAATGATAGCCCGGTTGTTTTATCCGGAAATCGGGGGGATTCAGACTTATAGTTATGAACTGGCAAAACAATTGACACGGCAAGGGCATGAGGTGTGTGTGCTATGTCCTCCCGCAGAGGGTGATCTGGAGTTTGACCGGCAGCAACCTTTCAAAATTATCAGGGGGAAATGGACCCGGATCAAGTGGATAAAAACGCTTTTTTATAGCGGGCATTATCTCAAAATCATTCATCAATGGCATCCGGATATTGCTTTTGGCACCGTGTGGGCTCCATGCGGGGTTGTTGCGTGGATTGGGAAAATGTTGGCAGGGATACCCTATATACTGGCCTTTCATGGGACAGAAATCACGTTGTGGCAAAAGCACTGGATTACCCGTCAGTTAATGCGGTTGGTGATTCAGCAAAGTCTGTTCTCCCTGGCTGTGAGCCATTTCACTGCCGCCAAAGTATTGGCTATTGGTGGGCCTCATCCTGTTCATGTGATTCCCTGCGGTGTTGATCTTCAACGTTTTAAGGGGATCTCGCAGAAGGAACAAAATTCTGGTCCCAAAGTGCTGTTGTCTCTGGGCGCTCTGGTTCCACGCAAGGGGTTCGATATGGTCATTCGTGCTTTGCCTGAGGTTCTCAGAGCAAGGCAGGATTTTGTTTATCGCCTTGCGGGGACTGGATCAGATCTAGAACGGTTGAAAGCGTTGGTTGATGAACATCAGCTCAATGATTATGTGAAATTTGCAGGCAGGATTCCCTCACAAAATATTCCCGAGGAATTTGAAAAGTGCCATTTGTTCATCATGCCGTCCCGGGACATTCAGGGGGACTTTGAGGGATTCGGTATTGTTTTTCTGGAAGCAAACGCATCAGGAAAAGTGGTGATCGCTGGAAATTCAGGAGGGATTCCTGATGTCGTCCGGCATGAAAAAACAGGTTTGCTGGTCGATCCTGAAAATCCATCCGCAATCGCTGGCGCAATTCTACGCTTATTGGAGGATGATATTCTCAGAGCCCGGATGGAAACGGAAGCCCGAAACCATGCTTTGGCATTTACCTGGGAAAAATCAGCCAGTTTATTGAATCAACTGCTTAATAAATCTACAGATTTACCCACGTGA